A genome region from Pontibacillus halophilus JSM 076056 = DSM 19796 includes the following:
- the murC gene encoding UDP-N-acetylmuramate--L-alanine ligase — translation MTTYHFIGIKGTGMSALAQILHDAGEHVQGSDVDKRFFTQEALENKGIPLFPFDVANINEGLTIIAGNAFKDDHEEIKAAKELGLPFYRYHEFLGQYADQYTSIAVTGAHGKTSTTGLLSHVLSSVEPTSFLIGDGTGRGHENSKYFAFEACEYRRHFLAYEPDYAIMTNIDFDHPDYFTSVEDVFDAFQQMAKQVKRGIIACGDDEHLQQIQAKVPVVYYGLGEGNDFQAQNVHETEAGTEFDVFVRNTFYDTFVIPTYGTHSVLNALSVIALCHYEGFESDDIKHLRSFEGVKRRFTEKTFNNQIIIDDYAHHHREIEATIESARKKYPNREVVAIFQPHTYTRTRMFLQEFADSLGEADYVYLCDIFGSAREESGKLSIHDLQEKIDQSYILNLDETSVLKQYEDAVLIFMGAGDIQKFQEAYENDSE, via the coding sequence ATGACAACTTACCATTTCATTGGTATTAAAGGTACCGGAATGAGTGCACTAGCTCAAATTCTTCATGACGCGGGTGAACATGTACAAGGGTCAGACGTTGACAAACGCTTTTTCACTCAAGAAGCATTAGAGAACAAAGGGATTCCACTCTTTCCTTTTGATGTAGCAAATATTAATGAAGGCTTAACGATTATTGCAGGAAACGCATTTAAAGACGACCATGAGGAAATTAAAGCAGCGAAAGAACTTGGATTGCCATTCTATCGTTACCATGAATTTCTCGGTCAATATGCAGATCAATACACGAGTATCGCTGTAACAGGAGCACACGGCAAAACGTCGACGACAGGACTGCTCTCGCACGTCCTCTCAAGTGTAGAGCCTACCTCTTTCCTAATTGGTGACGGCACAGGCCGAGGCCATGAGAACAGCAAATACTTCGCTTTTGAAGCGTGCGAATATCGTAGACACTTCTTAGCGTATGAACCAGACTATGCAATCATGACCAACATTGACTTTGACCATCCGGATTACTTTACAAGTGTAGAGGATGTATTCGATGCATTCCAGCAAATGGCGAAGCAAGTGAAACGAGGCATTATTGCTTGTGGAGATGATGAACATCTACAGCAGATTCAAGCCAAGGTGCCAGTCGTCTATTATGGACTCGGTGAGGGGAACGACTTTCAGGCGCAGAATGTACATGAGACTGAAGCTGGAACAGAGTTCGATGTGTTCGTACGGAACACGTTCTATGATACATTTGTGATTCCAACATATGGTACACACAGTGTCTTAAACGCTCTTTCAGTTATTGCTCTTTGTCACTATGAAGGCTTTGAATCCGATGATATTAAACACTTGCGTTCCTTTGAAGGTGTGAAACGTCGATTTACTGAGAAGACCTTCAACAATCAAATCATTATCGATGATTACGCACACCATCATCGTGAGATTGAGGCAACAATCGAATCAGCGCGAAAGAAATATCCAAATCGAGAGGTTGTAGCGATCTTCCAACCTCACACGTATACACGTACACGTATGTTCCTTCAAGAGTTCGCAGACAGCTTAGGAGAAGCAGATTATGTGTATTTATGCGATATTTTTGGCTCTGCCCGCGAAGAATCAGGCAAGCTCTCTATTCATGATTTACAAGAAAAGATTGACCAGTCCTATATCTTAAATCTGGATGAGACGTCTGTGCTTAAGCAATATGAAGATGCAGTTCTAATCTTTATGGGTGCTGGGGATATTCAGAAGTTCCAAGAAGCTTATGAAAACGATAGTGAATAA
- a CDS encoding nicotinate phosphoribosyltransferase: MKEIEKKMNGEIKRLTNQTFKFDERVGEGWFSAVYFLKTVDIVSEALPDNVVTMQFFQKSDAVLCGTDEVIALIQTFAKNPDQLEIYSLEDGDRISPFETVMTITGPYQYFGFLEGIIDGILARRTSVATNVYNVVKAARISGKQKPVIFMGDRDDHFTQQSGDGYSAYIGGATAQATHAMNEWWGKKGMGTMPHALIQMFNGDIVEASKAYANRFPEDDLIALVDYNNDVITDSLKVAREFGEELIGVRVDTSRTLIDKYFLRNQHVMGNFDPRGVNPELIFALRKALDEEGFFHVKIMVSGGFTEERIQHFEELTVPVDMYGVGSSLLTITTGFTGDNVLLNGKPEAKEGRRYHPNPRLQKVEYEF; this comes from the coding sequence ATGAAAGAAATTGAGAAAAAGATGAATGGTGAAATTAAACGTCTAACGAATCAGACGTTTAAATTCGATGAACGGGTCGGTGAAGGATGGTTCTCAGCCGTTTACTTCTTAAAGACTGTTGATATTGTTTCTGAAGCCCTTCCTGACAACGTGGTTACGATGCAATTCTTCCAGAAGAGCGATGCCGTACTATGTGGAACCGATGAAGTAATCGCACTGATTCAAACCTTTGCTAAGAATCCAGACCAACTAGAGATTTATTCTCTAGAAGATGGAGACCGCATTAGTCCATTTGAGACCGTGATGACCATTACAGGTCCTTATCAATATTTCGGATTCCTTGAAGGAATTATAGATGGAATATTAGCGAGAAGAACGTCTGTAGCAACAAATGTATACAACGTAGTGAAAGCTGCTAGAATCTCTGGTAAGCAAAAGCCGGTGATCTTCATGGGAGACCGTGATGACCACTTTACCCAACAATCCGGTGACGGCTACTCTGCTTACATTGGAGGAGCAACAGCACAGGCAACCCATGCAATGAACGAATGGTGGGGTAAGAAAGGAATGGGCACGATGCCCCATGCCCTAATCCAAATGTTTAATGGAGACATTGTCGAAGCGTCGAAGGCTTACGCAAATCGTTTCCCAGAGGATGATTTAATTGCCTTAGTTGATTACAACAATGATGTGATTACAGATTCGTTAAAGGTTGCTCGAGAATTTGGAGAAGAACTAATAGGTGTTCGAGTAGATACATCTCGTACACTAATCGATAAATATTTCCTGAGAAATCAACATGTTATGGGGAATTTCGACCCACGAGGTGTGAATCCTGAGCTTATCTTCGCACTTCGTAAGGCGCTTGATGAAGAAGGTTTCTTCCACGTGAAGATTATGGTAAGTGGTGGATTCACAGAAGAGCGAATTCAGCACTTTGAAGAATTGACTGTTCCAGTTGATATGTACGGGGTAGGCAGTAGTCTACTTACCATTACGACAGGCTTTACAGGCGATAATGTTCTGTTAAATGGGAAGCCAGAAGCGAAGGAAGGGCGTCGTTATCACCCGAATCCTCGCTTACAGAAAGTTGAATATGAATTCTAA